In one Streptomyces sp. T12 genomic region, the following are encoded:
- a CDS encoding FKBP-type peptidyl-prolyl cis-trans isomerase — protein sequence MRRIAGLLVVPLLLLSAAACGSDDDKGSDSSSTKNGVPAITKGAEFGQKPTLAKGEGDPPKELKVEVIKEGDGAKLKKGDAAEVNYLGQEYDESEPFDNSFDRGQPFSLTLGAGGVIQGWEKGLEGQKVGSRLELVIPPDLGYGAQGQGDIKANATLVFVVDIVKGTTIPASAKGTEVAQDSIDLPKVGTNTDGKAPTVTMPKDSDPPKKLVSNYVLESDGAVVKGTDTVVVNYVALLWDGGKQFDSTYKTGKPATFPLDQLSIKGLKNGLVGKKAGSRVLLVLPPDQALGDQEQQGIPKNSTLVFALDILAVM from the coding sequence GTGCGCCGAATTGCCGGCCTTCTCGTCGTGCCGCTGCTGCTGCTCTCCGCGGCGGCCTGCGGCAGCGACGACGACAAGGGCTCCGACTCCAGCTCCACCAAGAACGGAGTGCCCGCGATCACCAAGGGTGCCGAGTTCGGGCAGAAGCCGACCCTGGCCAAGGGGGAGGGCGATCCGCCGAAGGAGCTGAAGGTCGAGGTCATCAAGGAGGGGGACGGCGCCAAGCTCAAGAAGGGCGATGCCGCCGAGGTGAACTACCTCGGTCAGGAGTACGACGAGTCCGAGCCGTTCGACAACAGCTTCGACCGCGGCCAGCCCTTCTCGCTCACCCTGGGTGCGGGTGGCGTCATCCAGGGCTGGGAGAAGGGGCTGGAGGGCCAGAAGGTCGGCAGCCGGCTGGAGCTGGTGATCCCCCCGGACCTGGGGTACGGGGCGCAGGGTCAGGGTGACATCAAGGCGAACGCCACGCTGGTGTTCGTCGTGGACATCGTGAAGGGCACGACCATCCCCGCGTCGGCGAAGGGGACGGAGGTCGCGCAGGACAGCATCGACCTGCCGAAGGTCGGCACGAACACCGACGGCAAGGCACCGACGGTGACGATGCCGAAGGACAGCGACCCGCCGAAGAAGCTCGTCTCCAACTACGTGCTGGAGAGCGACGGCGCTGTCGTGAAGGGTACGGACACTGTGGTCGTGAACTACGTGGCCCTGCTCTGGGACGGCGGCAAGCAGTTCGACAGCACGTACAAGACGGGCAAGCCGGCGACGTTTCCGCTGGACCAGTTGTCGATCAAGGGGCTGAAGAACGGTCTCGTGGGCAAGAAGGCCGGCAGCCGGGTGCTGCTCGTGCTGCCGCCCGACCAGGCCCTCGGTGACCAGGAGCAGCAGGGCATTCCGAAGAACTCCACGCTGGTCTTCGCCCTCGACATCCTGGCCGTGATGTAA
- a CDS encoding FKBP-type peptidyl-prolyl cis-trans isomerase, which yields MSIDKPEIDFPGGEPPADLEIKDIWEGDGAVAQAGQTVTVHYVGVAFSTGEEFDASWNRGTPFRFPLGGGRVIKGWDQGVQGMKVGGRRQLTIPAHLAYGNQSPTPAIKPGETLIFVVDLLGV from the coding sequence GTGAGCATCGACAAGCCCGAGATCGACTTCCCGGGCGGCGAGCCCCCGGCGGACCTCGAGATCAAGGACATCTGGGAGGGCGACGGCGCGGTTGCGCAGGCGGGCCAGACCGTCACCGTCCACTACGTGGGTGTCGCTTTCAGCACGGGTGAGGAGTTCGACGCCAGCTGGAACCGTGGCACGCCGTTCCGCTTCCCGCTGGGTGGCGGCCGCGTCATCAAGGGCTGGGACCAGGGTGTGCAGGGCATGAAGGTCGGCGGTCGCCGCCAGCTGACCATCCCGGCCCACCTCGCCTACGGCAACCAGAGCCCCACCCCGGCGATCAAGCCCGGCGAGACCCTGATCTTCGTGGTCGACCTGCTCGGTGTCTGA
- the tatA gene encoding Sec-independent protein translocase subunit TatA gives MFGRLGAPEIILILVVIILLFGAKKLPDMARSLGKSARILKSEAKAMKDEGKTTAPADPPNNTDEQPPAQRIIQAAPGDATNARPVNEPTDTTKR, from the coding sequence ATGTTCGGAAGGCTCGGAGCCCCCGAGATCATTCTCATCCTCGTCGTCATCATCCTGCTGTTCGGCGCGAAGAAGCTTCCGGACATGGCGCGCTCGCTCGGCAAGTCCGCCCGGATCCTGAAGAGCGAGGCCAAGGCGATGAAGGACGAGGGCAAGACCACCGCCCCGGCCGACCCGCCGAACAACACCGACGAGCAGCCCCCGGCGCAGCGCATCATCCAGGCCGCCCCCGGCGACGCGACGAACGCACGCCCGGTCAACGAGCCGACGGACACCACCAAGCGCTGA
- the pafA gene encoding Pup--protein ligase, translating into MDRRIFGLENEYGVTCTFRGQRRLSPDEVARYLFRRVVSWGRSSNVFLRNGARLYLDVGSHPEYATPECDNVTELVTHDKAGERILEGLLVDAERRLHEEGIAGDVYLFKNNTDSAGNSYGCHENYLVARHGEFSRLADILIPFLVTRQLLCGAGKVLQTPRGAVYCVSQRAEHIWEGVSSATTRSRPIINTRDEPHADAERYRRLHVIVGDSNMSETTMLLKVGATDLVLRMIEAGTVMRDLTLENPIRAIREVSHDITGRRKVRLASGREASALEVQREYYEKAVDFCERRGIRTGTVEQVLELWGRTLDSIEAEDLDRIGTEIDWVMKYKLIERYRAKHNMTMSHPRVAQIDLAYHDIHRRRGLYYLLERKGQAARICNDLKIFEGKSVPPQTTRARLRGDFIRRAQEQRRDFTVDWVHLKLNDQAQRTVLCKDPFRSVDDRVEKLIAGM; encoded by the coding sequence ATGGACCGCCGCATTTTCGGGCTGGAGAACGAGTACGGCGTCACGTGCACGTTCAGGGGACAGCGCCGCCTGTCGCCTGACGAGGTGGCGCGGTACCTCTTCCGCCGTGTCGTGTCATGGGGCCGCAGCAGCAATGTCTTTCTGCGAAACGGCGCCCGCCTGTATCTCGACGTGGGCTCACATCCGGAATACGCGACACCCGAATGTGACAACGTGACCGAACTGGTCACCCACGACAAAGCAGGCGAGCGCATTCTCGAAGGACTCCTGGTGGACGCCGAACGACGCCTGCACGAGGAAGGAATCGCGGGCGACGTCTACCTCTTCAAGAACAACACCGACTCGGCGGGCAACTCCTACGGCTGCCACGAGAACTATCTGGTGGCCCGGCACGGGGAGTTCTCCCGGCTCGCGGACATCCTCATTCCGTTCCTTGTCACGCGCCAGTTGCTGTGCGGTGCGGGCAAGGTGCTCCAGACCCCGCGTGGCGCCGTGTACTGCGTCAGCCAGCGGGCGGAGCACATCTGGGAGGGCGTCTCCTCGGCGACGACCCGCTCCCGGCCGATCATCAACACGCGCGACGAGCCGCACGCGGACGCCGAGCGCTACCGGCGCCTGCACGTCATCGTGGGCGACTCGAACATGTCCGAGACGACCATGCTGCTCAAGGTCGGCGCCACCGACCTGGTGCTGCGCATGATCGAGGCGGGCACGGTGATGCGCGACCTGACCCTGGAGAACCCGATCCGGGCGATCCGCGAGGTCAGCCACGACATCACGGGCCGCCGCAAGGTGCGCCTGGCCAGCGGCCGGGAGGCTTCCGCGCTGGAGGTGCAGCGCGAGTACTACGAGAAGGCCGTGGACTTCTGCGAGCGCCGCGGTATCCGCACCGGCACGGTCGAGCAGGTCCTGGAGCTGTGGGGCCGCACGCTGGACTCGATCGAGGCCGAGGACCTCGACCGGATCGGCACCGAGATCGACTGGGTCATGAAGTACAAGCTCATCGAGCGGTACCGGGCCAAGCACAACATGACCATGTCGCATCCGCGGGTCGCTCAGATAGACCTCGCCTACCACGACATCCACCGCCGTCGCGGCCTGTACTACCTGTTGGAGAGGAAGGGTCAAGCCGCGCGTATCTGCAACGACTTGAAGATCTTCGAGGGCAAGTCGGTTCCGCCGCAGACCACTCGGGCCCGGCTGCGCGGTGACTTCATCCGCAGGGCCCAGGAACAGCGCCGCGACTTCACCGTCGACTGGGTGCACCTGAAGCTCAACGACCAGGCGCAGCGCACAGTGTTGTGCAAGGACCCGTTCCGTTCGGTGGACGACCGCGTGGAGAAGCTGATCGCGGGAATGTGA
- a CDS encoding YafY family protein, which produces MAGKPVRPVNAIDQTRRMLSLVTYLRERPGARVEDVARAFGISEDELVSDLDVLPMCGTSFRGGDLLDIDTDGERIWWHNPDDVAEPLRIAADEATALLVAARAVSTLPGLRESDRQALLRATAKVETASGEAAGASSRLSVTFESEGGVFADVDRAISERRRLWIRYYSPARDEVTEREIDPIRLVSVGHTYVEAWCRRSEARRTFRLDRVAEIKILDEPSAPPEVELRDLSEGLVQPAAEDPEVVVEVGPGGRWVAEYYPHDSADELADGGLRITLRTPEPASLRRLALRLGRDGRIVSPPELADSARQAAREALAAYDGVEVQGAHGAHRLHDGQ; this is translated from the coding sequence GTGGCAGGCAAACCGGTTCGGCCCGTCAACGCCATCGACCAGACCAGGCGGATGCTCTCCCTGGTGACGTATCTCAGGGAGCGCCCCGGCGCCCGCGTCGAGGACGTCGCGCGCGCCTTCGGCATCTCCGAGGACGAGCTGGTCTCCGACCTCGACGTGCTGCCCATGTGCGGCACCAGCTTCCGCGGCGGCGACCTGCTCGACATCGACACCGACGGCGAGCGCATCTGGTGGCACAACCCCGACGACGTCGCCGAGCCGTTGCGGATCGCCGCCGACGAGGCGACCGCGCTGCTGGTGGCCGCCCGGGCCGTGTCCACGCTGCCGGGACTGCGCGAGAGCGACCGGCAGGCACTGCTGCGGGCGACCGCCAAGGTGGAGACCGCGTCCGGGGAGGCGGCCGGCGCCAGCTCCCGGCTGTCGGTGACCTTCGAGTCCGAGGGCGGTGTCTTCGCCGACGTCGACCGTGCGATCTCCGAGCGGCGCCGGCTGTGGATCCGCTACTACTCGCCGGCCCGCGACGAGGTCACCGAGCGCGAGATCGACCCCATCCGCCTGGTCAGCGTCGGCCACACCTATGTCGAGGCCTGGTGCCGTCGCTCCGAGGCGCGCCGCACCTTCCGGCTCGACCGGGTCGCCGAGATCAAGATCCTGGACGAGCCGTCCGCGCCGCCCGAGGTCGAGCTGCGCGACCTGTCCGAGGGGCTGGTGCAGCCCGCCGCGGAAGATCCGGAGGTCGTCGTCGAGGTCGGCCCGGGCGGACGCTGGGTCGCCGAGTACTACCCGCACGACAGCGCGGATGAGCTTGCGGACGGCGGTCTGCGTATCACCCTGCGCACCCCCGAGCCCGCGTCGCTGCGGCGCCTGGCGCTACGGCTCGGGCGCGACGGCCGTATCGTCTCGCCGCCCGAGCTGGCCGACAGTGCCCGGCAGGCGGCCCGCGAGGCGCTGGCGGCGTACGACGGGGTCGAGGTGCAGGGCGCTCACGGGGCGCACCGGCTTCACGACGGGCAGTAG
- a CDS encoding RNA helicase → MIVLLSVAPGTLESTMTEDLSPAERYAAARRRAAEQATALASFREMYDFGLDPFQIEACQALEAGKGVLVAAPTGSGKTIVGEFAVHLALMQGKKCFYTTPIKALSNQKYADLCRRYGDGMVGLLTGDNSINSDAPVVVMTTEVLRNMLYAGSQTLLGLGYVVMDEVHYLSDRFRGAVWEEVIIHLPESVTLVSLSATVSNAEEFGDWLDTVRGDTEVIVSEHRPVPLFQHVLAGRRMYDLFEEGEGHKKAVNPDLTRLARMEAQRPSFQDRRRGRAMREADRERERRARSRVWTPGRPEVIERLDAEGLLPAITFIFSRAACEAAVQQCLYAGLRLNDEEAREKVRALVEERTAAIPTEDLHVLGYYEWLEGLERGIAAHHAGMLPTFKEVVEELFVRGLVKAVFATETLALGINMPARSVVLEKLVKWNGEQHADITPGEYTQLTGRAGRRGIDVEGHAVVLWQRGMSPDHLAGLAGTRTYPLRSSFKPSYNMAVNLVEQFGRHRSRELLETSFAQFQADKSVVGISRQVQRNEEGLDGYKESMTCHLGDFEEYARLRRELKDRENELAKQGAAQRRAEAAVALEKLKPGDVIHVPTGKYAGLALVLDPGLPAGRSNGHRGFEQHDGPRPLVLTAERQVKRLASMDFPVPVEALERMRIPKSFNPRSPQSRRDLASALRTKAGHIPPDRHRKRRSQAADDREIERLRKALRAHPCHGCNDREDHARWAERYHRLLRDTSQLERRIEGRTNTIARTFDRIVALLTELDYLRGDEVTEHGKRLARLYGELDLLASECLRERVWEGLGPAELAACVSALVYEARVGDDAMAPKLPSGKAKAALGEMVRIWGRLDALEEDFRITQSEGVGQREPDLGFAWAAYMWASGKGLDEVLREAEMPAGDFVRWCKQVIDVLGQISAASPVEGSTVAKSARKAVEGLLRGVVAYSSVG, encoded by the coding sequence ATGATCGTCCTGTTGTCAGTGGCGCCCGGTACGCTCGAAAGCACGATGACAGAGGACCTCTCACCGGCCGAGCGGTATGCGGCAGCACGCAGGCGCGCTGCCGAGCAGGCCACCGCGCTCGCCTCCTTCCGCGAGATGTACGACTTCGGCCTCGACCCCTTCCAGATCGAGGCCTGCCAGGCACTCGAGGCGGGGAAGGGCGTACTGGTGGCCGCGCCCACCGGCTCCGGCAAGACGATCGTGGGCGAGTTCGCCGTCCACCTCGCCCTGATGCAGGGCAAGAAGTGCTTCTACACGACGCCCATCAAGGCGCTGTCGAACCAGAAGTACGCCGACCTGTGCCGCCGTTACGGGGACGGCATGGTCGGTCTGCTCACCGGCGACAACAGCATCAACTCCGACGCCCCGGTGGTCGTGATGACCACCGAGGTGCTGCGGAACATGCTGTACGCCGGGTCGCAGACCCTCCTCGGCCTCGGCTATGTGGTCATGGACGAGGTGCACTACCTCTCCGACCGCTTCCGCGGCGCCGTATGGGAAGAGGTGATCATCCACCTTCCCGAGTCGGTCACCCTCGTCTCGCTGTCGGCGACCGTGTCGAACGCCGAAGAGTTCGGCGACTGGCTCGACACCGTCCGCGGCGACACCGAGGTGATCGTCTCCGAACACCGGCCCGTGCCGCTGTTCCAGCACGTGCTCGCCGGGCGGCGGATGTACGACCTGTTCGAGGAGGGGGAGGGCCACAAGAAGGCCGTCAACCCCGACCTCACCCGGCTGGCCCGGATGGAGGCCCAGCGCCCGTCGTTCCAGGACCGCAGACGCGGGCGCGCGATGCGCGAGGCCGACCGGGAGCGGGAGCGCAGAGCGCGGTCCCGGGTGTGGACGCCGGGGCGTCCCGAGGTCATCGAGCGGCTCGACGCCGAGGGCCTGCTGCCCGCCATCACCTTCATCTTCAGCCGGGCCGCCTGTGAGGCCGCCGTACAGCAGTGCCTGTACGCGGGACTGAGGCTGAACGACGAGGAGGCGCGGGAAAAGGTGCGCGCCCTCGTCGAGGAGCGCACCGCCGCCATCCCGACCGAGGATCTGCACGTCCTCGGCTACTACGAGTGGCTGGAAGGTCTGGAGCGCGGTATAGCCGCCCACCACGCGGGCATGCTGCCGACGTTCAAGGAGGTCGTCGAGGAGCTGTTCGTCCGCGGCCTGGTGAAGGCCGTGTTCGCCACGGAGACGCTGGCGCTGGGCATCAACATGCCCGCCCGGTCGGTGGTGTTGGAGAAGCTCGTCAAGTGGAACGGCGAGCAGCATGCCGACATCACGCCGGGTGAGTACACGCAGTTGACCGGTCGTGCGGGGCGGCGAGGCATCGACGTCGAGGGCCACGCCGTGGTGCTGTGGCAGCGTGGGATGAGCCCCGATCACCTGGCCGGGCTCGCGGGGACGCGTACCTATCCGCTGCGGTCCAGCTTCAAGCCGTCGTACAACATGGCGGTCAACCTGGTCGAGCAGTTCGGGCGGCACCGCTCGCGCGAGCTGCTGGAGACGTCCTTCGCGCAGTTCCAGGCCGACAAGTCGGTCGTCGGGATCTCGCGGCAGGTGCAGCGCAACGAGGAGGGGCTCGACGGTTACAAGGAGTCCATGACCTGCCACCTCGGGGACTTCGAGGAGTACGCGCGACTGCGTCGCGAACTCAAGGACCGCGAGAACGAGTTGGCCAAGCAGGGTGCGGCCCAGCGGCGCGCCGAGGCCGCCGTCGCGCTGGAGAAGCTCAAGCCGGGTGACGTCATCCATGTACCGACGGGCAAGTACGCCGGTCTCGCGCTGGTGCTGGACCCCGGGCTGCCGGCCGGGCGGTCCAACGGCCACCGCGGCTTCGAGCAGCACGACGGCCCGCGCCCGCTGGTCCTGACCGCCGAACGGCAGGTCAAGCGGCTGGCGTCGATGGACTTCCCGGTGCCCGTCGAGGCGTTGGAGCGGATGCGGATCCCGAAGTCCTTCAACCCACGCTCCCCGCAGTCCCGTCGGGACCTCGCGTCCGCGCTGCGCACCAAGGCCGGGCACATTCCGCCCGACCGGCACCGCAAGCGGCGCTCCCAGGCGGCCGACGACCGCGAGATCGAGCGGCTGCGCAAGGCCCTGCGCGCCCACCCCTGCCACGGCTGCAACGACCGGGAGGACCACGCCCGCTGGGCCGAGCGCTACCACCGGCTGCTGCGGGACACCTCGCAGCTGGAGCGCCGTATCGAAGGCCGCACGAACACGATCGCGCGCACCTTCGACCGCATCGTCGCGCTGCTGACCGAGCTGGACTATCTGCGCGGCGACGAGGTCACCGAGCACGGCAAGCGGCTCGCGCGGCTGTACGGCGAACTCGACCTGCTGGCCAGCGAGTGCCTGCGGGAGCGGGTCTGGGAGGGCCTCGGCCCGGCCGAACTGGCCGCCTGTGTCTCGGCGTTGGTGTACGAGGCGCGGGTCGGGGACGATGCGATGGCGCCGAAGCTGCCTTCGGGCAAGGCCAAGGCCGCGCTCGGTGAGATGGTCCGGATCTGGGGGCGGCTGGATGCCCTTGAGGAGGACTTCCGGATCACCCAGAGCGAAGGGGTCGGGCAGCGTGAACCCGACCTGGGCTTCGCCTGGGCTGCCTATATGTGGGCCAGCGGCAAGGGGCTCGATGAGGTGCTGCGTGAGGCGGAGATGCCGGCGGGTGACTTCGTGCGGTGGTGCAAGCAGGTGATCGACGTGCTGGGGCAGATCTCGGCGGCGTCTCCTGTGGAAGGGTCGACTGTGGCGAAGAGTGCGCGGAAGGCCGTTGAGGGGTTGCTGCGGGGAGTTGTCGCCTACTCGTCGGTGGGGTGA
- a CDS encoding MFS transporter — protein MTGAYVEILRARHATRLLVGTLVGRLPNAVAALAIMLFVRAEGGSYSLAGGLAAVYGVANAVGQPLLGRLVDLYGQPRVQLPAAVASALAMAAFAFVGIDPLPLAYAAVAASGLFTPPLEGGLRALWSSVLHKESQVHAAYAMDAVAQEVMFTVGPLLLTLCTSLWSAQAALLVLNAIGVLGALSVVVSPPSRAWRSAPREAHWLGALRSAGLVALLASFLFVGMAMGSIAVAAVSYADDNGGDAVYGWLMAGLGLGALIGGVVYGARQWSGEPARRLRLLVALLAVCYLPLMLMPGAFAMTLLAVLAGVFLAPCIACAFVLVDRHAPRGTVTEAFSWLVTTFTVGASVGTGLAGPVVEAGGALWGFAVPSAAGAVSLLVLLATGRVLAAPAKGAVVAASSENDPNRAVEPRFSSGDRA, from the coding sequence ATGACCGGCGCATACGTGGAGATCCTCAGGGCGAGGCATGCCACGCGGCTGCTCGTGGGCACGCTCGTGGGCCGGCTGCCGAACGCTGTCGCCGCGCTCGCCATCATGCTGTTCGTGCGCGCGGAGGGCGGTTCCTACAGCCTTGCCGGGGGGCTGGCGGCCGTGTACGGGGTCGCCAATGCCGTGGGTCAGCCGCTGCTGGGGCGGCTGGTGGACCTGTACGGCCAGCCGCGGGTGCAGCTGCCCGCCGCGGTCGCCTCGGCCCTGGCGATGGCCGCGTTCGCCTTCGTGGGCATCGACCCGCTGCCGCTCGCCTATGCGGCCGTGGCCGCCTCCGGGCTGTTCACACCGCCCCTGGAGGGCGGTCTGCGGGCGTTGTGGTCGTCGGTCCTCCACAAGGAGAGCCAGGTGCACGCGGCGTATGCGATGGACGCGGTGGCGCAGGAAGTCATGTTCACCGTCGGGCCGTTGCTGCTCACGCTGTGCACGTCGTTGTGGTCGGCGCAGGCGGCGCTGCTCGTCCTGAACGCCATCGGGGTGCTGGGCGCCCTTTCGGTGGTCGTGTCGCCGCCCTCGCGCGCGTGGCGGTCGGCACCGCGTGAGGCGCACTGGCTGGGGGCGCTGCGCTCGGCCGGGCTGGTGGCGCTCCTCGCCTCCTTCCTGTTCGTCGGGATGGCGATGGGGTCGATCGCGGTGGCGGCCGTGTCGTACGCGGACGACAACGGCGGTGACGCGGTGTACGGCTGGCTGATGGCAGGCCTGGGGCTGGGTGCGCTGATCGGTGGCGTGGTGTACGGGGCGCGGCAGTGGAGCGGGGAGCCGGCGCGGCGACTGCGCCTGCTGGTGGCGCTTCTGGCGGTGTGTTACCTGCCTCTGATGCTGATGCCGGGTGCGTTCGCGATGACTCTGCTGGCCGTACTCGCCGGTGTGTTCCTCGCCCCGTGCATCGCCTGTGCCTTCGTGCTGGTCGACCGGCACGCGCCGCGTGGGACGGTCACCGAGGCGTTCTCCTGGCTTGTCACGACCTTCACGGTGGGTGCGTCGGTGGGAACGGGTCTGGCGGGGCCGGTCGTCGAGGCGGGCGGGGCCCTGTGGGGGTTCGCCGTGCCGAGTGCCGCGGGGGCCGTGTCGTTGCTGGTCCTGCTGGCCACGGGGCGGGTCCTCGCAGCTCCCGCGAAGGGGGCGGTGGTTGCGGCTTCATCGGAAAATGATCCAAACCGTGCCGTCGAACCCCGTTTCAGCTCAGGGGATCGGGCGTAA
- a CDS encoding YafY family protein — protein sequence MAIAKAERLMNLALCLLGTRRPLSKRELRESIEAYLEAGSDDSFNRMFERDKDDLRELGLVIETVENLDGEVGYLARRDSNRLPPITLDAEEAAALGLAAKVWQQARLAGAASGALQKLRAAGLPEDFDPYEAHGALEPRIPVHEAAFEPLMLACRDRRPVAFDYRKATAARPEPRHVEPWALECWRGHWYLAGWDRDRGAERVFRLSRITGKVRSRSGRFTAEVPDVVTVRETVASWAGETADRSASIRLRTGAGYPLRAKATSVRELGDGWDELEIPYGHGLDAWLVEFGPDVVVLEPAELRADVVDRLRAVAKG from the coding sequence ATGGCCATTGCCAAGGCCGAGCGGCTCATGAACCTGGCGCTGTGTCTGCTCGGGACGCGGCGGCCGCTGAGCAAGCGTGAGCTGCGTGAGTCCATCGAGGCCTACCTGGAGGCCGGCTCCGACGACTCCTTCAACCGGATGTTCGAGCGCGACAAGGACGACCTGCGCGAACTCGGGCTGGTCATCGAGACCGTGGAGAACCTCGACGGCGAGGTCGGCTATCTGGCCCGCCGCGACAGCAACCGCCTGCCGCCCATCACCCTCGACGCCGAGGAGGCCGCCGCCCTGGGCCTGGCGGCCAAGGTGTGGCAGCAGGCCCGGCTCGCGGGCGCGGCCAGCGGCGCCCTGCAGAAGCTGCGCGCGGCCGGGTTGCCCGAGGACTTCGACCCGTATGAGGCGCACGGTGCGCTGGAGCCGCGTATTCCGGTGCACGAGGCGGCGTTCGAGCCGCTGATGCTGGCCTGCCGGGATCGGCGTCCGGTCGCTTTCGACTACCGCAAGGCCACCGCCGCCCGCCCCGAACCCCGGCATGTCGAGCCGTGGGCGCTGGAGTGCTGGCGCGGCCACTGGTATCTCGCGGGCTGGGACCGCGACCGTGGCGCCGAGCGGGTGTTCCGGCTGTCCCGGATCACCGGCAAGGTCCGCAGCCGCAGTGGCCGCTTCACGGCCGAGGTCCCCGATGTCGTCACCGTGCGGGAGACCGTGGCGAGCTGGGCGGGGGAGACCGCCGACCGCTCCGCGTCGATCCGGCTGCGTACGGGCGCCGGGTACCCCCTTCGGGCGAAGGCCACCTCGGTGCGGGAACTCGGGGACGGCTGGGACGAGTTGGAGATTCCGTACGGCCACGGGCTGGATGCCTGGCTGGTCGAGTTCGGGCCGGATGTGGTGGTCCTGGAGCCCGCGGAGCTGCGGGCCGACGTGGTGGACCGGCTGCGTGCCGTGGCCAAGGGCTGA
- the tatC gene encoding twin-arginine translocase subunit TatC, which yields MLKSARKEEKDPEGRMPLAEHLRELRNRLAKALLAIVVVTVIAAFFYQDIINFFTKPVLESVGCPKSFEELAKTARDENPCAQITINGLLAPFTLALKVSLMAGVVLAAPVWLYQLWAFVAPGLHKHERRYAYAFVATGFPLFLAGAFFAYKVLPTTADVLIEFTPFGVDNLLPLDDLLDLVTRMVIVFGLSFELPLLLVMLNFTGAITGKRMLGWWRGMIMGITVFAAIATPSTDPLTMMALAGPIWILYFGAVAVSLVNDRRRRRREEMGPADDEASDLDLTPEDIGDVETVSASRALPEQAGTDRVNGYDDVT from the coding sequence TTGCTGAAGTCTGCCCGCAAAGAGGAGAAGGATCCCGAGGGGCGGATGCCCCTCGCGGAGCACCTTCGTGAGCTCCGCAACCGGCTCGCGAAAGCACTGCTCGCGATCGTCGTCGTCACGGTCATTGCCGCCTTCTTCTATCAGGACATCATCAACTTCTTCACCAAGCCGGTCCTTGAATCGGTCGGCTGCCCGAAGTCGTTCGAGGAACTGGCCAAGACGGCGCGCGACGAGAATCCGTGCGCGCAGATCACGATCAACGGTCTGCTCGCGCCGTTCACGCTGGCCCTGAAGGTGTCCCTGATGGCCGGTGTCGTTCTGGCCGCGCCGGTCTGGTTGTACCAGCTGTGGGCCTTCGTCGCCCCCGGCCTGCACAAGCACGAGCGGAGGTACGCCTACGCGTTCGTGGCCACCGGCTTTCCGCTGTTCCTCGCCGGTGCCTTCTTCGCCTACAAGGTGCTGCCCACGACCGCCGACGTCCTGATCGAGTTCACACCGTTCGGCGTCGACAACCTGCTGCCGCTCGACGATCTGCTCGACCTCGTCACGCGCATGGTCATCGTCTTCGGTCTCTCCTTCGAACTGCCCCTGCTGCTGGTGATGCTCAACTTCACGGGCGCCATCACCGGTAAGCGCATGCTCGGCTGGTGGCGCGGCATGATCATGGGCATCACGGTGTTCGCGGCGATCGCGACGCCGAGCACCGACCCGCTGACGATGATGGCCCTCGCCGGACCGATCTGGATCCTGTACTTCGGGGCGGTCGCCGTCTCCCTGGTCAACGACCGCCGCAGGCGCCGTCGCGAGGAGATGGGCCCCGCCGACGACGAGGCCTCCGACCTGGACCTGACCCCCGAGGACATCGGCGACGTCGAGACCGTCTCCGCCAGCCGGGCGCTGCCCGAGCAGGCCGGCACCGACCGGGTCAACGGCTACGACGACGTCACCTGA